The window GGCGAAGTAGAAGCCGGACTCGGTGTTGGCGTAGGCGGTGTTGCGGTTGAGGACGATGGCCCCGGTGTTGGAGTTCTCCGTGAAGCCGTGCAGGGTGTTGTCCCAGGCCGCGTTGTTGTTGACGACGTGCGCGACGGAGGCCCCTCCGCCGCCCAGCTTGAAGCCGTTGCCGTTGCCCTCGAAGGCGGGGTCGCTCCAGCGGTTCTTGCCGTTGCCGAAGGCCCAGGTGTGCTCGATGGTGACCGGCGAGGAGAACTGCCAGAGGTCGAGCCCGTCGTCGGAGTTGTTGTACAGGCGTGCTCCGGTGATCTTGTTACCGGTTCCGGAGCCGAACTTGACGGCGATCCCGTCGGCGTTCTGACCGTGCCCGGACGGGTCGTAGTTGCCGTAACTGTCGAGGTTCTGCACGAGATTGTTCGTGGTGCCGTCGCCGCGCAGCGTGAACCCGGAGTCGCCGTTGTTCGCGGTGACGAGGTTCCTGAAGACACCGCCCACCGACGACGTGACGACGAATCCCTGGGCCGGGGAGTTGACGAAGGTGAGGTTCTGCACGGTCCAGTAGTCACCGTAGATCCCGGTCAGCCAGGAACCGTCGGGCAGCTTCGAGCCGTCGATCCTCACCTTCTCGCTGCCGTACGCCTGCAGCGTGATGCGGACCGAACTCGTGCCGTTCGCCGTGGACTTGAGTGTGGCGGTCGGCTGGTAGGTGCCGCCGCGGACCTGGATGGTCGTACCGGCGGCGGCGTTCTTGACGGCCGACTCCAGCTGAGCGGTGGTGGACACGGTGACCGTCGTCGAAGCGGCCTCGGCGCCGCCGCCCGAGAGGCCGAGGTAGACGCCGCCCGCACCCGAGGCGACGGCGATCGCCGCGGCGATGGACAGGGTACGGGTCCTGCGGTGACGGCCGGTGCTCAAACGCACGGAGCGTTCCTTTCCTGGGGAATGGGGACGAAGCGGGCCGGAGGGGCCGCCCCGGCCCGCTTCTGGCATCCGGTCGCCGCCAGGGCCGGGAAGGTTGCCGCACCCCTCGAAAGCGAGCGAAAGTTTCGGTCCCCGTCCGTCACCTGCGCACCGATTGACGCCCTGCCGCCCACCGATGACACTCCGAGGCAGCCGAACACACAGAACCCCCCACCAGAACCCCCACACTCCCACAGGATGTGTCATGCGCCCCCGCACCGCCCGCACGCTCCTGGCCCCGTTGATCCCCCTCCTCGCCCTCCTGCTCGGCCTGCTGGCCGCACCCCCCAGTACCGCGAACCCCGGAGCACCACCCGTGACACAGCCCGTGCGCCAGGCCAAGTACGCCGGCTACCTCTTCGCCTACTTCACCGGCGAGGGCACCGCCGACGGCGAGCAGATCCGCTACGCCCTCAGCCGGGGCAACGACGCGCTGCACTGGCGGGAGCTCAACGCCGGCAAGCCGGTCCTCACCTCCACGATCGGCGAGAAGGGCCTGCGCGACCCGTTCGTGATCCGCTCCCCCGAGGGCGACAAGTTCTACATGATCGCCACCGACCTGCGGATGTACCGGAACAGCAGCGGCAGTTGGGACCAGGTCCAGCGGCACGGCAGCAAGTCGATCATGGTCTGGGAGTCCACCGACCTGGTCCACTGGACCGACCAGCGCCTGGTGAGGGTCTCCCCCGACAACGCGGGCAACACCTGGGCGCCGGAGGCGTACTGGGACGACAGCCTCGGTGAGTTCGTCGTCTTCTGGGCGTCGAAGCTGTACGCCGACGACGACCCCGACCACACCGGATCGACGTACAACAAGATGCTGTACGCGACGACGAAGGACTTCCGCACCTTCAGCGCGCCGAAGGTCTGGGACGACCCCGGCTACTCAGTCATCGACTCGACCGTGGTGAAGCACAAGGACACCTACTACCGCTACACCAAGGACGAGCGGGACCCCAGCTCCTCCAGCCCCTGCTCGAAGTTCATCACCGCGGAGAAGTCGACGAGCCTGACGGACACGTCGTACGACTTCGTCGCCGACTGCGTCGGCAGCGGCGCGATGGACCGGGGCGAGGGCCCGACGGTGTTCAAGTCGAACACCGAGGAGAAGTGGTATCTGTTCATCGACGAGTACGGCGGCCGCGGCTACGTCCCCTTCGAGACCACCGACCTCGACTCGGGCAAGTGGACCCCGTCCACCGACTACCAGCTGCCCGCCAGCCCCCGGCACGGCACGGTGATACCGGTGACGCAGGCGGAGTACGACCGGCTGCTGGCCGCGTACCCCGCGAGCCCGGCCTCGGTCGTGGACGCGACCGCGCAGGACCAGAAGGGGTACGCGATCGTCACGCAGAGCGCCGCGAAGGTCGTACTCCCCATGCGGCCGGACGCGGACCTGTCCCGCCTCGCCCCGAAGCTGTCGATCGGTGAGGGCGCCACGGTCAGCCCGCGCTCCGGCACCCGGCGCGACTTCCGCAAGCCGCAGAAGTACACGGTGACCGCCGCCGACGGCACGCAGCGCACCTGGACGGTCGAAGCGGTGCGCACCAACAGTCCCACCCTGCCCGGCCTCAACGCCGACCCGGACGTGCACTACCTCGACGGCGAGTACTGGATCTACCCGACGACGGACGGCTTCCAGGGCTGGAGCGGGACCCAATTCAAGGCGTACTCGTCGAAGGACCTGGTCCACTGGAAGGACCACGGGGTCATCCTGGATCTCGGTCCGGACGTCTCCTGGGCCGACAAGTACGCCTGGGCGCCCGCGATCGCCGAGCGCGACGGCAAGTACTACTTCTACTTCTGCGCCGAGCAGCAGATCGGCGTGGCGGTGGCCGACTCCCCGGCCGGCCCGTTCAAGGATGCGCTGGGCAAGCCGCTGGTCGCCAAGGGCGGTTCGCTGCAAGGCCAGATGATCGACCCGGCCGTCTTCACGGACGACGACGGGACGTCGTATCTCTACTGGGGCAACGGGCACGGGTACGTGGTCCCGCTGAACGACGACATGGTGTCGTACGACGCGTCGAAGGTGCAGGACATCACGCCCGACAACTTCCGCGAGGGCTCCTTCGTGATCAAGCGGAAGGGCACGTACTACTTCATGTGGTCCGAGGACGACACCCGCAGCGAGAACTACCACGTCGCCTACGCGACGGGACCGTCCCCGCTCGGCCCGTGGACCAAGCGGGGCACGATCCTGCAGAAGCGTCCCGAGTACGGGATCCTCGGCACCGGCCACCACTCGGTGGTCAACGCCCCCGGCACCGACGACTGGTACGTCGTCTACCACCGGTTCGCCCTGAACGGCCCCGGAAGGCCGGGCGGCGACGGCATGCACCGCGAGACGACCGTCGACCGGATGCGGTTCGCGGCCGACGGCACGATCGAGCCGGTGGTGCCGACGCTGGAGGGGATCAGGCCCGTACGGCGGTGAGGCTCAGCTGACGAAGTACGTCGGGTTCGGCAGCTTGTACGTCTCGTCCGCGTAGCCGCCTTCGAGGTCGCTGTACTGGTCGCCGAAGTTGGCGATGATCTCGTAGCCGAGGTCGTCCTCGATGTGCTGCCGGGTGCCGGACTTGTACTGCACGGTCGTGCAGTTCCAGGTGCCCGGCGTGGCGCACTCGGCGAGGTAGGCCGGCGGGTTCGCCTTGTCCTTGAGGAACATGTGGTCGGCGTCGAGGTTCACCTCGGCGCCGATCTTCTTCAGGTTCTCGACGGCGGCGGACCGCTGCGCCTCGCTCAGGCCCGAGTTGTAGAAGACCTCGACGCCCTTGGACTCGGCGTACCGGACCAGCTCCGGGCTGCCGAAGACGGCCGGGCGGTCCGCCTTGTTGACGTACTCGGCCCAAGTGGCGCTGTTGTACGTGTAGTTGGTCTTCTTCTCGTAGTCGAGGCTGAGCAGCAGCGTGTCGTCGATGTCGAAGACGACGGCCGGCTTCTCGCCCTTGTGCAGCGCCTTGCGGGCCGCCTTGTCGATGTACTTCCGGGCGGCCTTGTCGATGCGCGCCAGGTCCTTGGCGTAGGGGCTGTCCTTGGACGCCTGGTAGACGCCGTTCGCGTCGGGCGTGGTGCCGTAGTAGGTGTCTATGTCCTTGACCAGCAGCCCTATGTTGTAGGGCTCGTGGGTGCTGTTCGCGGTCGACTGGCCGGCCGTGGCGGCGCCGGCGCCGTACAGGGCGGCACCGGCGACGGCACAGGCGGCGGTGACGGCCGCGATACGCAGTGGTTTATGCATGACAAAGATTTCTACGCGCGTCACCCGCATGAGCGCGAGACCCGTTGCCCGATCTTTACCTGTCTCACGGACGAACGGGTCTCGCGCTTCCCCGGGCAGGTCAGTCCATCGTCGCCCCGATGGTCGTGCTGCCCGTGGTCAGGAAGGTCGTCACCGGCAGCGAGCCGTTGGACTGCCGGGCGTTGTAGGTGGTCGAGGCGTCGGTGGAGCGGAAGGCCGGTGTCGAGATGCCGGAGTCCCAGT of the Streptomyces sp. T12 genome contains:
- a CDS encoding HAD family acid phosphatase gives rise to the protein MHKPLRIAAVTAACAVAGAALYGAGAATAGQSTANSTHEPYNIGLLVKDIDTYYGTTPDANGVYQASKDSPYAKDLARIDKAARKYIDKAARKALHKGEKPAVVFDIDDTLLLSLDYEKKTNYTYNSATWAEYVNKADRPAVFGSPELVRYAESKGVEVFYNSGLSEAQRSAAVENLKKIGAEVNLDADHMFLKDKANPPAYLAECATPGTWNCTTVQYKSGTRQHIEDDLGYEIIANFGDQYSDLEGGYADETYKLPNPTYFVS
- a CDS encoding right-handed parallel beta-helix repeat-containing protein, encoding MRLSTGRHRRTRTLSIAAAIAVASGAGGVYLGLSGGGAEAASTTVTVSTTAQLESAVKNAAAGTTIQVRGGTYQPTATLKSTANGTSSVRITLQAYGSEKVRIDGSKLPDGSWLTGIYGDYWTVQNLTFVNSPAQGFVVTSSVGGVFRNLVTANNGDSGFTLRGDGTTNNLVQNLDSYGNYDPSGHGQNADGIAVKFGSGTGNKITGARLYNNSDDGLDLWQFSSPVTIEHTWAFGNGKNRWSDPAFEGNGNGFKLGGGGASVAHVVNNNAAWDNTLHGFTENSNTGAIVLNRNTAYANTESGFYFATGKARLARNLAASNKGGLAKLGSQAVSAANNWDSGVATPSFKSKDATTAYGARGSNGALPATTYLTTGSTTIGSTMN
- a CDS encoding family 43 glycosylhydrolase; this translates as MRPRTARTLLAPLIPLLALLLGLLAAPPSTANPGAPPVTQPVRQAKYAGYLFAYFTGEGTADGEQIRYALSRGNDALHWRELNAGKPVLTSTIGEKGLRDPFVIRSPEGDKFYMIATDLRMYRNSSGSWDQVQRHGSKSIMVWESTDLVHWTDQRLVRVSPDNAGNTWAPEAYWDDSLGEFVVFWASKLYADDDPDHTGSTYNKMLYATTKDFRTFSAPKVWDDPGYSVIDSTVVKHKDTYYRYTKDERDPSSSSPCSKFITAEKSTSLTDTSYDFVADCVGSGAMDRGEGPTVFKSNTEEKWYLFIDEYGGRGYVPFETTDLDSGKWTPSTDYQLPASPRHGTVIPVTQAEYDRLLAAYPASPASVVDATAQDQKGYAIVTQSAAKVVLPMRPDADLSRLAPKLSIGEGATVSPRSGTRRDFRKPQKYTVTAADGTQRTWTVEAVRTNSPTLPGLNADPDVHYLDGEYWIYPTTDGFQGWSGTQFKAYSSKDLVHWKDHGVILDLGPDVSWADKYAWAPAIAERDGKYYFYFCAEQQIGVAVADSPAGPFKDALGKPLVAKGGSLQGQMIDPAVFTDDDGTSYLYWGNGHGYVVPLNDDMVSYDASKVQDITPDNFREGSFVIKRKGTYYFMWSEDDTRSENYHVAYATGPSPLGPWTKRGTILQKRPEYGILGTGHHSVVNAPGTDDWYVVYHRFALNGPGRPGGDGMHRETTVDRMRFAADGTIEPVVPTLEGIRPVRR